One Penaeus vannamei isolate JL-2024 unplaced genomic scaffold, ASM4276789v1 unanchor5371, whole genome shotgun sequence genomic window carries:
- the LOC138861433 gene encoding zinc finger protein 271-like, giving the protein MHKESLGEGTQLKVEATFNPLVCEVCGKKFSEKRDMKIHKRVHRKEKTCSCDICNKEFTGKSAIVRHMRVHTKEKPYSCKTCNKAFSRTGTLISHERVHTKEKPYSCEICNKAFSEKSSQVRHMSIHTKEKPYVCNICNKAFSQKSHVVMHIRVHTKEKQYSCEVCNKVFSRKDGLINHIRVHTKEKPYNCEVCNKAFSKRSHLVRHMRVHTKEKMYSCEISDKDLKHMGVHTKVKPYSCKAIQNSLVRDTRVPEKEKPYICEICNKAFSTKDYLVVHIRVHTKEKPYSCEICNRAFSQRNGLASHLRVHTKEKPYSCEICNKAFSEKSNLVSHIRVHTKEKPYSCETCNKAFSRRNSLIIHMRVHT; this is encoded by the coding sequence GAAGCCACATTCAATCCTTTGGTTTGTGAGGTGTGTGGTAAGAAATTCTCTGAAAAGAGGGATATGAAAATTCATAAGAGAGTCCACAGAAAGGAGAAGACATGCAGCTGTGATATTTGCAATAAGGAATTCACTGGGAAAAGTGCAATAGTAAGGcacatgagagtacatacaaaggagaaaccataCAGCTGTAAGACTTGCAATAAGGCCTTCTCACGGACAGGTACTTTAATCAGCCATGAGAGAGttcatacaaaggagaagccatatAGCTGTGAGATTTGCAATAAGGCGTTCTCTGAGAAAAGTAGCCAGGTAAGgcatatgagtatacatacaaaggagaagccatacgTCTGCAATATTTGTAACAAGGCATTCTCTCAAAAAAGTCATGTAGTGATGCATATAAgagtacatacaaaagaaaagcaGTACAGCTGTGAGGTTTGCAATAAGGTGTTTTCGAGGAAGGATGGTCTTATCAACCACATCAGAGtgcatacaaaggagaagccatatAACTGCGAGGTATGCAACAAAGCCTTCTCTAAGAGAAGTCATCTTGTACGTcacatgagagtacatacaaaggagaaaatgTACAGTTGTGAAATTTCCGATAAGGACCTAAAGCATATGGGAGTACATACAAAGGTGAAGCCATACAGCTGCAAAGCCATACAGAATAGTCTAGTAAGGGACACAAGAGTACCTGAAAAGGAGAAGCCGTATATCTGTGAGATTTGCAACAAAGCTTTCTCTACTAAAGATTATCTAGTAGTTCATATAAGAGTACATACCAAGGAGAAACCATACAGCTGTGAGATTTGCAATAGGGCATTCTCGCAGAGAAATGGTCTAGCTAGTCATTTGAgggtacatacaaaggagaaaccataCAGTTGTGAGATTTGCAATAAGGCATTCTCTGAGAAGAGTAATCTTGTATCACACAtaagagtacatacaaaggagaaaccataCAGTTGTGAGACTTGCAATAAGGCATTCTCACGCAGAAATAGTCTAATTATACATATGAGAGTACATACATAG